In Capsicum annuum cultivar UCD-10X-F1 chromosome 11, UCD10Xv1.1, whole genome shotgun sequence, one genomic interval encodes:
- the LOC107846521 gene encoding F-box/kelch-repeat protein At3g23880-like gives MAQTKKSLKCSTTEIYTHQRPKRGKPTNHTHSPSKDSILANPTLSEEVITAILVRLPVKSLLKFKSVSKEWFALISIPHFVKTHLSFSANYSTRHRLVLQIDKYSPRKRIHRHCSVASLFYDSVTETFDLDNPVKDPVLFTSIAGSSNGLICYNICHDLTLWNPSTRKFKQLPDLGLQMTSDFHIGFGYDRVHDDYKVVAIIREFRTNYYYAKIYSLKSDSRRTMDDYQGARLYHHSGMLVNENLHWITKYDDGYGIMFIDLVDGKCSKVEKPWYGKEYLDLKLGVLGSHLSVICCHERSDVWVLKEYGVKESWTKLYTIKCPYYMLSPPLCMSIEGEILHVFRSTLMTYNPEDDLMRYPEITNLDGYDHLEAELYIESLGCPVLQNEPMAQH, from the coding sequence ACCAAAAAATCTTTGAAATGTTCAACAACAGAAATTTACACTCATCAACGCCCAAAAAGGGGCAAACCCACAAATCATACTCATTCTCCCTCCAAAGATTCAATCTTGGCAAATCCTACGTTGTCAGAAGAAGTAATAACAGCAATACTTGTAAGACTTCCAGTTAAAAGCCTCTTAAAGTTCAAATCTGTTTCTAAAGAGTGGTTTGCTTTAATCTCCATTCCTCATTTTGTGAAGACCCATCTTAGCTTTTCTGCTAACTATTCCACCAGACATAGACTTGTGTTGCAAATAGACAAGTATAGTCCGCGTAAGCGCATTCATAGACATTGTTCTGTTGCCTCTTTATTTTATGACTCTGTTACTGAGACGTTTGACTTGGATAATCCCGTGAAAGACCCCGTATTATTTACTTCGATTGCAGGTTCTAGTAATGGATTGATTTGTTATAATATTTGTCATGATTTGACTCTGTGGAATCCGTCTACTAGAAAGTTCAAGCAACTGCCTGATCTTGGGCTTCAAATGACGTCTGATTTccatattggttttggatatgataGGGTTCATGATGATTATAAGGTAGTGGCTATTATCCGTGAATTCAGAACAAATTACTACTATGccaaaatatatagtttaaaGAGTGATTCTCGGAGAACAATGGATGATTATCAAGGCGCGAGGCTATACCATCATTCGGGCATGTTGGTGAATGAGAATCTTCACTGGATTACTAAATATGATGATGGTTATGGCATCATGTTCATTGATTTGGTTGATGGAAAATGTAGTAAGGTGGAGAAGCCCTGGTATGGAAAAGAATATTTAGATTTAAAACTTGGAGTGTTGGGAAGTCATTTGTCTGTTATCTGTTGTCATGAGAGAAGTGATGTTTGGGTTTTGAAGGAGTATGGCGTTAAAGAGTCTTGGACCAAACTGTACACCATCAAATGTCCTTACTATATGCTTTCTCCACCCCTTTGCATGTCAATTGAAGGTGAAATTTTACACGTGTTTCGATCAACTTTAATGACATACAATCCAGAGGATGACTTAATGAGATATCCAGAGATTACCAATCTTGATGGTTACGACCATCTGGAGGCGGAACTCTATATTGAAAGCCTAGGTTGTCCAGTTTTACAAAATGAACCTATGGCACAACATTGA